A genomic region of Gemmatimonadota bacterium contains the following coding sequences:
- a CDS encoding Na/Pi symporter: MTDSKPLMAKHESRPLATVLRVLSFLAMLYLFFSSIELMSAAFKMSGADLAGQLLTMASDPVAGLLIGFLATSLIQSSSATTTIVVGLVASDALTIQLAVPIIMGANIGTTTTNTIVAIGHVTRPAEFERAFAASTVHDFFNLLAAFTILPIEILFHPVEQSAVFLQGVFAGAGGMGLASPLKMLTRPLSDLVTGWVPSTIALILIALALLFGALRGMMKIMQGGVLKRMEGLFDRVLFRNDAASFSLGLVATAAVQSSSATTSLIVPLAGTGVISLRQVFPYTLGANVGTTVTAILASFATGSPAAVTVALAHLSFNLFAIAIFYPLKAIPLWLATSWGRLAARSKASTAGVFSVYIALHVIPLMYIIWSAKR; this comes from the coding sequence GTGACCGACTCAAAGCCGCTGATGGCCAAACACGAGTCCAGGCCGCTCGCGACGGTTCTGCGCGTCTTGTCCTTCCTGGCGATGCTGTACTTGTTCTTCTCCAGCATCGAGTTGATGAGCGCCGCGTTCAAGATGAGCGGTGCGGATCTGGCGGGGCAGTTGCTCACCATGGCGTCCGATCCCGTTGCGGGCCTCTTGATCGGGTTTCTCGCTACGAGCCTGATCCAGAGCTCATCTGCGACCACCACGATCGTCGTGGGACTCGTCGCTTCGGACGCTCTGACCATTCAGCTGGCCGTGCCGATCATCATGGGCGCGAACATCGGCACGACCACGACGAACACGATCGTCGCGATCGGGCACGTGACCCGTCCAGCGGAGTTCGAGCGGGCGTTCGCGGCGTCGACCGTGCACGATTTCTTCAACCTGCTCGCGGCGTTCACGATCCTGCCGATCGAGATTCTATTCCATCCGGTCGAGCAAAGCGCGGTCTTCTTGCAAGGCGTGTTCGCGGGTGCCGGTGGCATGGGCCTCGCGAGCCCGCTCAAGATGCTCACACGCCCGCTCTCCGACCTTGTCACGGGTTGGGTCCCGAGCACGATTGCGCTGATCCTGATCGCGCTTGCGCTGCTGTTCGGGGCTCTGCGCGGCATGATGAAGATCATGCAGGGGGGGGTGCTGAAGCGTATGGAGGGCTTGTTCGATCGCGTGCTCTTCCGCAACGATGCGGCGAGTTTCTCCCTGGGCCTGGTGGCGACTGCCGCGGTGCAGAGTAGCTCCGCGACGACGTCGCTCATCGTGCCGTTGGCGGGTACCGGAGTGATCAGCCTCCGTCAGGTGTTTCCGTATACGCTCGGTGCCAATGTGGGTACCACGGTCACGGCGATCCTAGCCTCGTTCGCCACAGGCAGCCCAGCGGCGGTCACGGTCGCGCTGGCACACCTATCCTTCAATCTGTTCGCCATAGCCATCTTCTATCCACTCAAGGCGATCCCGCTGTGGCTAGCGACGAGTTGGGGGAGGCTGGCGGCGCGATCGAAGGCGAGCACCGCCGGTGTTTTCAGCGTCTATATCGCACTTCACGTAATTCCGCTCATGTACATTATCTGGTCGGCGAAGAGGTAA
- a CDS encoding CoA transferase produces MKSRPHVLQGIRVVDVTQNIAGPHSTQTLADLGADVIKIEPPGGDPTRSWGPPFWEGEAPLFLAYNRNKRSVVLDLKTDIGKEVLWRLLDSADVFVQAYRGGVIEKLGFAYEQVRERRPAIIYASVTGYGSRGPLAERPGYDPLIQAYSGVMSLTGHPDGPPARVGGSVVDVGTGILTALGVLAALRHRDRTGEGTHVEASLLATSLGWVSYHLQGYLASGVVPGRMGTGLASIAPYEAFRTADGELMISAGNDGIFARLCQALDLRNLLEDARFQDNPSRVANRDVLHQLIEPSTERLTTAELRSLLDEHRVPSAPIRDVSEVVDDEQVRANELLEPVDHPRIPGYRDVAFPLQFNGVRPATRRVPPMAGEHTTEVLAELGYSDDEIVRVTGGD; encoded by the coding sequence GGCCGCACGTTTTGCAAGGGATCCGCGTCGTCGATGTGACTCAGAACATCGCCGGTCCCCACAGCACCCAGACTCTGGCCGACCTCGGCGCCGACGTCATCAAGATCGAACCGCCCGGAGGTGACCCGACCCGTAGCTGGGGCCCTCCGTTCTGGGAGGGCGAGGCGCCGCTTTTTCTTGCATACAACCGGAACAAACGCAGCGTCGTCTTGGACCTCAAGACCGACATCGGCAAAGAGGTGCTTTGGCGACTCCTCGACTCGGCGGACGTGTTCGTGCAGGCGTACCGTGGAGGTGTCATCGAGAAGCTCGGCTTCGCTTACGAACAAGTGCGGGAGCGACGACCGGCCATCATCTATGCGTCGGTGACCGGGTATGGTTCAAGAGGGCCCCTCGCGGAGCGTCCGGGCTATGATCCGCTAATCCAGGCCTACTCAGGGGTGATGTCGCTGACGGGTCATCCCGACGGACCACCGGCCCGCGTGGGTGGCTCGGTCGTGGATGTCGGTACAGGCATCCTGACGGCTCTCGGCGTTCTGGCTGCCTTGCGACATCGGGACCGGACTGGAGAGGGTACACACGTAGAGGCCTCGCTCTTGGCGACGTCCTTGGGTTGGGTCTCGTACCACCTACAGGGCTATCTGGCCAGCGGGGTCGTCCCGGGCCGGATGGGCACCGGTCTCGCTTCGATCGCGCCCTATGAGGCGTTTCGAACGGCAGATGGAGAGCTGATGATCTCGGCAGGCAACGACGGGATCTTCGCGAGGCTGTGCCAGGCCCTGGACCTACGGAACTTGCTCGAGGACGCCCGCTTCCAAGACAACCCATCGCGGGTCGCGAACCGGGACGTGCTGCACCAGCTGATCGAGCCGAGTACAGAACGTTTGACTACAGCTGAATTACGATCACTCCTGGACGAGCACCGCGTGCCCTCGGCTCCGATTCGCGACGTCTCGGAAGTCGTCGATGACGAACAGGTACGCGCCAACGAACTTCTGGAGCCCGTCGATCATCCCAGGATTCCCGGGTACCGGGATGTCGCGTTCCCTCTGCAGTTCAACGGTGTGCGTCCGGCGACCAGGCGCGTCCCACCCATGGCCGGGGAGCACACGACGGAGGTGTTGGCGGAGCTGGGCTACTCCGACGACGAAATCGTCCGCGTCACGGGCGGAGACTGA
- a CDS encoding PhoU domain-containing protein — translation MWKDIIRLFRSEGALQEAYDESILMLKASHGMFDDSVAALHAEGTLETDIYGRDRRINKHERSVRRKIVTHMSVSTKPDINLGLVLTAIVIDIERIGDYTKNIVELAAAVEGPFDGLELHDEVLSIEGRLGKMFDDIVPALDESDEDRARAIIASHGVIAEKVDKHIHSLTAGEALAGRSGHAATVALYMRFLKRVSAHIKNVATSVVNPYYRIGFREKEPDS, via the coding sequence ATGTGGAAGGACATTATCAGGCTCTTCAGGTCGGAGGGCGCGCTGCAAGAGGCCTACGACGAATCGATCCTCATGCTCAAGGCGTCACATGGCATGTTCGACGACTCCGTCGCCGCTTTGCATGCTGAGGGCACGCTGGAGACGGACATCTACGGTCGGGATCGTCGGATCAACAAGCACGAGCGCAGCGTTCGTCGGAAGATCGTGACGCACATGTCGGTTTCGACGAAACCGGACATCAACCTCGGCCTGGTGCTCACCGCGATCGTCATCGACATCGAGCGTATCGGCGACTATACGAAGAACATCGTGGAGCTGGCTGCGGCGGTTGAGGGGCCCTTCGATGGATTGGAGCTGCACGACGAGGTGCTTTCGATCGAGGGCAGGCTCGGCAAGATGTTCGACGACATCGTGCCGGCCCTCGACGAATCCGACGAAGACCGAGCCCGCGCGATCATCGCGTCGCACGGCGTGATCGCCGAGAAGGTCGACAAGCACATCCACTCGCTGACGGCGGGCGAAGCTCTGGCCGGGCGCTCGGGACATGCGGCGACCGTGGCGCTGTACATGCGCTTCCTGAAGCGCGTGAGCGCCCATATCAAGAACGTTGCGACGAGTGTGGTGAACCCCTACTACCGCATCGGCTTCCGGGAGAAGGAGCCCGACAGCTAG
- a CDS encoding insulinase family protein, translating to MRGGWSLAAVLAVLTFACAPAEDGAEGGVSIPFEKYELANGLDVILHVDRSDPIAAVAMTFHVGSSREVEGKTGFAHLFEHLFFLDSENLGPGGLDRLMTRIGSSTNGSTSRDRTNYFEVVPTDGLEKALWAEADKLGFFINTVTESVVDKEKQVVKNEKRQSVDNRPYGHTSYVIDQAMYPDGHPYQWQVIGSLADLEGAELSDIVDFHSAWYGPNNATLVVAGDLDVEQTKAWIERYFGEIPSREMPTVPEPEPVQLGESVRLFHEDNYARLPMLTLAGPTVPIYHPDRYALDVLFELLTDGKSAPFYEVLVEEEELAPAVFAGNQSSELAGNFSFRIRAYAGTDLDDVLTGVDKAFERFESEGVPPDELERVKAGYETGFYGGLSSVLGKAFQLAQYNIFANDPGYVGEDLERLLAVTAEDVMRVYERYVKDQPHIAVSFVPRGSAELALEGSQRAEVVEEPIVQGAEAELDAVARGGAKTASVIERGVEPPYGQPPTLSAPTVWRTELSNGVPVLGVVDDEVPLVQFQLRIKGGQLLDDPHKVGVANLLAETMTEGTATKTSAELEKAIDMLGATINVSSGTQSFVVSGSTLSRNYRATMALVEEILLEPRFDADEFSLAQQRVANSLRQRAASPVALAGDVFTGLLYGDHVLGQVRQGTVESIEDITLDDLRAYHAANVAPAHASFHVAGDVSEDEVVASLSGIAERWRGDEPTLPAPPTWDPTKAGLYFVDVPNASQSVVRIGYLALAESAAEFYPATVMNFRLGGGGFASDLTQVLREQRGYTYGIGSSFSGTDAPGPFQISSSVRSNVTFEALDAVKDIVEAHGATFDDEDLEATKSFLLRANARAFETRGAKLGLLADMSAYGFPADYVLQREQIVRDMTIERIRELADRYLDPAGMIWLVVGDARTQLHGLRALGLGEPTVLDRDGRPIG from the coding sequence GTGCGGGGCGGGTGGAGCCTCGCGGCGGTGTTGGCGGTGCTGACGTTTGCGTGCGCGCCGGCAGAGGACGGAGCCGAGGGCGGCGTGTCGATCCCGTTCGAGAAGTACGAGCTCGCCAATGGGTTGGACGTGATCTTGCACGTGGACAGGTCCGACCCGATCGCAGCGGTCGCCATGACGTTCCATGTCGGATCGAGCCGCGAGGTCGAGGGGAAGACCGGTTTCGCTCACCTCTTCGAGCATCTCTTCTTTCTCGATTCGGAGAATCTCGGCCCGGGCGGACTCGATCGTCTCATGACTCGCATAGGTAGCTCGACGAACGGCTCGACCAGTCGCGACCGCACGAACTACTTCGAGGTCGTACCGACCGACGGGTTGGAGAAGGCGCTCTGGGCCGAGGCCGATAAGCTCGGCTTCTTCATCAACACGGTCACCGAGTCAGTCGTCGACAAAGAGAAGCAGGTCGTCAAGAACGAGAAGCGACAGAGCGTCGACAACCGGCCGTATGGGCACACCAGCTACGTCATCGACCAAGCGATGTATCCGGACGGCCACCCCTATCAGTGGCAGGTCATCGGTTCACTGGCTGACCTCGAAGGCGCTGAGCTCAGCGACATCGTCGATTTCCACAGCGCTTGGTATGGCCCCAACAACGCCACGCTCGTCGTCGCGGGCGATCTCGACGTGGAGCAGACCAAGGCGTGGATCGAGCGGTACTTCGGAGAGATCCCGTCGCGTGAGATGCCTACGGTCCCAGAGCCCGAGCCGGTGCAGCTCGGTGAGTCCGTCCGCCTCTTCCACGAGGACAACTACGCGCGACTGCCCATGCTCACCCTGGCGGGTCCGACAGTGCCGATATACCACCCCGACCGGTATGCGCTCGACGTTCTCTTCGAGCTGCTCACGGACGGCAAGTCGGCGCCGTTCTATGAGGTGCTCGTCGAGGAGGAGGAGCTCGCGCCGGCGGTCTTCGCCGGGAACCAGTCGTCTGAGTTGGCCGGTAACTTCTCTTTTCGGATCCGTGCCTACGCGGGAACGGACCTCGACGATGTGCTAACCGGGGTCGACAAGGCGTTCGAACGATTCGAGTCGGAGGGTGTGCCACCCGACGAGCTGGAGCGTGTGAAGGCGGGGTACGAGACAGGGTTCTACGGCGGCCTCTCATCGGTGCTCGGCAAGGCGTTCCAACTCGCACAGTACAACATCTTCGCGAACGACCCCGGATACGTGGGCGAAGACCTGGAGCGGTTGCTGGCTGTCACCGCCGAGGACGTGATGCGAGTGTACGAGAGGTACGTCAAGGATCAGCCGCACATCGCGGTCAGCTTCGTGCCGCGCGGGAGCGCCGAACTCGCACTTGAAGGATCACAGCGCGCCGAGGTGGTGGAGGAGCCGATCGTGCAGGGCGCCGAAGCGGAGCTCGATGCGGTTGCCCGCGGGGGCGCCAAGACCGCGTCGGTGATCGAGCGCGGCGTCGAGCCGCCCTACGGCCAGCCGCCCACGCTCTCGGCGCCCACCGTGTGGCGGACAGAGCTCTCCAATGGTGTGCCCGTGCTCGGCGTGGTGGACGACGAGGTCCCGCTGGTCCAGTTCCAGCTGCGAATCAAGGGCGGGCAGTTGCTCGACGATCCGCACAAGGTCGGAGTCGCGAACTTGCTCGCCGAGACGATGACCGAGGGTACGGCGACCAAGACGAGCGCGGAGCTCGAGAAGGCGATCGACATGCTCGGCGCAACGATCAACGTTTCGTCCGGGACGCAGTCGTTCGTAGTGTCCGGCTCGACCCTCTCTCGGAACTATCGTGCGACCATGGCGCTCGTAGAGGAGATTCTGCTAGAGCCACGTTTTGATGCCGACGAGTTCAGCCTCGCGCAGCAGAGGGTCGCGAACTCGTTGCGTCAGCGTGCCGCTAGCCCGGTGGCCCTAGCGGGTGACGTATTCACCGGCCTCCTATACGGCGATCATGTGCTCGGACAGGTTCGCCAGGGCACCGTCGAGTCGATCGAAGACATCACGCTCGACGACCTGCGCGCGTATCACGCGGCGAACGTGGCGCCGGCACACGCGTCGTTCCACGTGGCGGGCGATGTCAGCGAGGACGAGGTAGTCGCGTCCCTCTCGGGCATCGCTGAGCGGTGGCGAGGCGACGAGCCCACGCTGCCCGCTCCACCGACGTGGGACCCGACCAAGGCCGGTCTCTACTTCGTCGACGTGCCGAATGCCAGCCAGTCGGTTGTCCGCATCGGATACCTTGCGCTTGCCGAGTCGGCTGCGGAGTTCTACCCGGCGACGGTCATGAACTTCCGGCTCGGCGGGGGCGGCTTCGCGTCGGATCTGACTCAGGTACTGCGTGAGCAACGCGGCTACACCTACGGAATCGGATCGAGCTTCAGCGGCACGGATGCGCCCGGGCCGTTCCAGATCTCCTCCTCGGTGCGCTCCAACGTCACATTCGAGGCTCTCGACGCCGTGAAGGATATCGTGGAGGCGCACGGAGCCACGTTCGATGACGAGGATCTGGAGGCGACCAAGAGTTTTCTGCTGCGGGCGAACGCGCGGGCCTTTGAGACCCGAGGGGCGAAGCTGGGCCTGCTCGCCGACATGAGCGCCTACGGCTTCCCTGCCGACTACGTGCTGCAGCGTGAGCAAATCGTCCGCGACATGACGATCGAGCGCATTCGAGAACTCGCTGACCGATACCTGGACCCGGCGGGCATGATCTGGCTCGTCGTGGGTGATGCGCGGACCCAGTTGCACGGGTTGAGAGCGCTGGGGCTGGGTGAACCGACGGTCCTGGATCGAGACGGCCGACCGATCGGCTGA